DNA from Comamonas serinivorans:
CGGGATCGAGCTGCGCCACAAGGCCGAGCTCGACCAGGGCAATTTCCTCATCGGATACAGCGCGACCAGCGGCAAGTACCACTACTACCCACGCGAGAACTGCCCCTTCAGCGGCGCGGGCGACGTCACCCTGGTGGCCCCCAAGGGCACCGGCGTGGTCTATTCCTTCACCGTGGTGGCGCGCAAGCCCGAGGCGGGCGGCGACTACAACGTGGTGCTGGTCGACCTGGACGAAGGCGTGCGCCTGATGAGCCGCATCGAGGGCGTGGACCCGCACTCGGTCAAGATCGGCCAGCGCGTGAAGACCCGCGTGCAGGTCACCGACGGCAAAGGCCTGGTGGTCTGCGATCTGGCGTGAAGCTGCGAACAAGGAACTTTTGACATGACCGATTTGAAATCCTTGCGCGGCAGCTGCGCGATTGCAGGCGTGGGCCTGTTTGGCAACGGCGAGGCCCACGGCTTCACCGACATGGAACTGCTGGCGCGCTCGGCGCGCATCGCCATCGAAGACGCCGGCCTCACGCTGGCCGACATCGACGGCATCGCCACCTGCTCGGTGTCCGCCTCGATGTGGACCATGCCCGTCATCGAGTACCTCGGCATCCGCCCGAACTACATCGACGGCACCATGATCGGTGGCTCGAGCTTCATCGCCCACCTGCTGCCGGCCATGATGGCGCTGCAGTCCGGCCAGTGCAACGCGGTGCTGGTCTGCTACGGCTCGGTGCAGCGCACGGCCGCCAACGGCCGCAAGGCGCAGGCGCCCATGCGCAAGCAGATGGACCCGCAGCCCTACGAGCACCCCTACGACCCGTTCAACCCGGCCAGCTCGTACGCCATGGCGGCGCACCGCCACATGCACCAGTACGGCACCACGCGCGAGCAGCTGGCCGAAGTGGCCGTGTCGGCACGCAAGTGGGCGCAGCTGAACCCCGAAGCCTTCATGCGTGGCCCGCTCTCCATCGAGGACGTGATCAACGCCAAGCCCGTGACCACGCCGTTCACCGTGCGCGATTGCTGCCTGGTGACCGATGGTGGCGGCGCCTTCGTGCTGGTGCGGGCCGACCGCGCCAAGCACCTGAAGCAAAAGCCGGTCTACGTGCTGGGCAACGCCACGGCGTGCTGGAACCGCCAGATCTCGTCCATGCACGACCTGACCGTGTCGGCCGCGCAGCAGTCGGGCCAACAGGCTTTTGCCATGGCCGGCCTGCAGCCCAAGGACATCGGCGTGCTCGAGCTGTACGACGCCTTCACCATCAACACGCTGCTGTTCCTGGAAGACCTGGGCTTCGTGCCCAAGGGCGAGGCCGGCCGTTTCGTCGAGGGCGGCACCATCGCCCCGGGCGGCAAGCTGCCCGTGAACACCAACGGCGGCGGCCTGTCGTGCACCCACCCGGGCATGTACGGCATCTTTGCCCTGATCGAAGCCGTGCGCCAACTGCGTGGCGAAGGCGGCGACCGCCAGGTGCAGGGCGTGCACACGGCCCTGGCCCATGGCAACGGCGGCACGCTGTCCAGCCAGGCCACGGCCATCCTGGGCACGGCCGACGCGCTGTGAGGCGGGCTTCGGGCGGTCTCACCGAGGCCGT
Protein-coding regions in this window:
- a CDS encoding thiolase, which produces MTDLKSLRGSCAIAGVGLFGNGEAHGFTDMELLARSARIAIEDAGLTLADIDGIATCSVSASMWTMPVIEYLGIRPNYIDGTMIGGSSFIAHLLPAMMALQSGQCNAVLVCYGSVQRTAANGRKAQAPMRKQMDPQPYEHPYDPFNPASSYAMAAHRHMHQYGTTREQLAEVAVSARKWAQLNPEAFMRGPLSIEDVINAKPVTTPFTVRDCCLVTDGGGAFVLVRADRAKHLKQKPVYVLGNATACWNRQISSMHDLTVSAAQQSGQQAFAMAGLQPKDIGVLELYDAFTINTLLFLEDLGFVPKGEAGRFVEGGTIAPGGKLPVNTNGGGLSCTHPGMYGIFALIEAVRQLRGEGGDRQVQGVHTALAHGNGGTLSSQATAILGTADAL
- a CDS encoding Zn-ribbon domain-containing OB-fold protein — its product is MSDTIDLAKAGIELRHKAELDQGNFLIGYSATSGKYHYYPRENCPFSGAGDVTLVAPKGTGVVYSFTVVARKPEAGGDYNVVLVDLDEGVRLMSRIEGVDPHSVKIGQRVKTRVQVTDGKGLVVCDLA